A DNA window from Sulfitobacter sp. BSw21498 contains the following coding sequences:
- the rpsR gene encoding 30S ribosomal protein S18: protein MAAKPFFRRRKVCPFSGDNAPAIDYKDTRLLQRYISERGKIVPSRITAVSAKKQRELARAIKRARFLALLPYAVK from the coding sequence ATGGCCGCTAAACCATTTTTCCGCCGCCGTAAGGTCTGCCCCTTCTCGGGCGACAACGCACCGGCAATCGATTATAAAGACACACGTCTTCTGCAGCGCTACATCTCTGAGCGCGGCAAAATCGTTCCTTCCCGTATCACCGCAGTCTCCGCGAAAAAGCAGCGTGAATTGGCCCGTGCCATCAAACGCGCCCGCTTCCTCGCCTTGCTGCCCTACGCCGTTAAGTAA
- the fabF gene encoding beta-ketoacyl-ACP synthase II yields the protein MRRVVVTGLGLVTPLADGVEASWSRILDSQSGAGTITGFDPSRLVTQYACEVPLGDGTDGTFNGDKYMEPKEQRKVDTFILFGMAAAQQAVEDSGWMPTDREDLERTGVLIGSGIGGLNSIANTAVMMHEKGPRRVSPFFVPGALINLISGQVSIRYGFRGPNHSVVTACSTGAHAIGDASRLIQHGDADVMIAGGAEAAICEIGMAGFNACKALSTKRGDDPTKASRPYDADRDGFVMGEGAGIVVLEEYEHAKARGAKIYAEVLGYGMSGDAYHITAPAEDGDGAERSMRNALRNAGLAPTDIDYINAHGTSTMADVIELGAVERMLGDAVETVTMSSTKSATGHLLGAAGAIEAIFSILAIRDQVAPPTINLDNPAVETKIDLAPNKKVERKIDIALSNSFGFGGTNASVIFGKAS from the coding sequence ATGCGCAGAGTAGTTGTGACAGGTTTGGGATTGGTAACGCCGCTTGCCGATGGCGTAGAGGCCAGCTGGTCCAGAATTTTGGATAGTCAGTCCGGTGCGGGCACGATCACGGGCTTTGATCCCAGTAGACTGGTCACGCAATACGCCTGCGAAGTACCTCTTGGTGATGGCACCGACGGCACGTTCAACGGCGACAAATACATGGAGCCGAAGGAACAGCGCAAGGTTGATACCTTTATTCTGTTCGGCATGGCGGCAGCACAGCAGGCGGTCGAGGATTCCGGCTGGATGCCCACCGACCGTGAAGATCTGGAACGCACCGGCGTGTTGATCGGGTCTGGCATCGGCGGCTTGAACTCTATCGCGAACACCGCAGTAATGATGCACGAAAAAGGCCCACGCCGCGTGAGCCCGTTCTTTGTGCCCGGTGCGCTGATCAACCTGATCTCGGGTCAGGTGTCGATTCGCTATGGTTTCCGCGGTCCGAACCATTCGGTCGTGACTGCCTGCTCTACCGGGGCGCACGCGATTGGTGATGCAAGCCGTTTGATCCAACATGGTGACGCCGATGTGATGATCGCTGGCGGGGCCGAGGCCGCGATTTGCGAGATCGGCATGGCAGGGTTTAACGCCTGTAAAGCGCTGTCTACCAAGCGTGGCGACGATCCGACCAAGGCAAGCCGCCCCTATGACGCCGATCGTGACGGTTTCGTCATGGGCGAAGGCGCGGGCATTGTGGTGCTGGAAGAATACGAACACGCCAAGGCGCGTGGGGCCAAGATTTATGCCGAGGTTCTGGGCTACGGTATGTCGGGCGACGCCTATCACATCACCGCACCTGCCGAAGACGGCGACGGGGCGGAGCGGTCCATGCGCAACGCGCTGCGCAATGCCGGTCTGGCACCAACCGATATCGATTACATCAATGCTCATGGCACATCGACTATGGCCGATGTGATCGAACTGGGTGCCGTAGAGCGGATGCTGGGCGATGCTGTTGAAACGGTCACGATGTCGTCGACCAAATCCGCCACCGGTCACCTGTTGGGGGCTGCCGGCGCAATCGAAGCGATCTTCTCTATTCTTGCGATCCGCGATCAGGTGGCACCGCCAACCATCAACCTCGACAACCCTGCCGTTGAAACCAAGATCGATCTGGCACCGAACAAGAAGGTCGAGCGCAAGATTGACATCGCGCTGAGCAACTCGTTCGGCTTCGGTGGCACTAACGCGAGCGTTATCTTCGGGAAAGCATCCTAA
- the rpsF gene encoding 30S ribosomal protein S6: MPLYEHVMIARQDLSNTQAEGLIEHFGTVLADNDGKLVDSEYWGVKTMAYKINKNRKGHYAFLRSDAPATAVQEMERLMRLHDDVMRILTIKVDEHKELPSVQMQKRDERPERGERRERR; the protein is encoded by the coding sequence ATGCCGCTTTATGAGCATGTTATGATTGCGCGTCAGGACTTATCCAACACGCAAGCAGAAGGTCTTATCGAACATTTTGGCACAGTTTTGGCTGACAACGACGGCAAGCTCGTCGACAGCGAATACTGGGGCGTCAAAACGATGGCCTACAAGATCAACAAAAACCGCAAGGGCCACTATGCCTTCCTGCGTTCGGACGCACCTGCGACCGCCGTTCAGGAAATGGAACGCCTGATGCGTTTGCATGATGACGTGATGCGCATTTTGACCATCAAAGTTGATGAGCACAAAGAGCTGCCATCGGTCCAGATGCAAAAACGTGACGAACGCCCCGAGCGTGGCGAACGCCGCGAACGTCGTTGA
- a CDS encoding DNA-packaging protein yields MTSGASWIGSADVAVQDRFLNDLDEGELLALPFLFEFWAMPHQLPPEGDWRSWVIMGGRGAGKTRAGAEWVRAQVEGSRPLDAGRCRRVALVGETIEQVREVMIFGDSGILACSPADRRPDWEATRKRLVWPNGAVATVHTAHDPEGLRGPQFDAAWVDELAKWKKAEETWDQLQFALRLGDDPRVCVTTTPRNVGVLKALLASPSTVTTHSPTEANAANLAGSFLEEVRARYRGTRLGRQELDGVLLAEAEGALWTSEMIEAGRVRDVPVLDRIVVGLDPATTAGAGSDECGIVVVGAQTQGPPQDWRAVVLADCTVQGATPSAWARAAISAMEQFGADRLVAEVNQGGQMVVEVLRQVDPLVPVKSVHASRGKVARAEPLAALYEQGRVGHVAGLDALEDQMCRMTARGYEGGGSPDRVDALVWALHELMIEPAARWRMPGVRGL; encoded by the coding sequence CTGACATCGGGTGCAAGCTGGATCGGCTCCGCCGATGTTGCGGTGCAAGACCGGTTCTTGAATGATCTGGATGAGGGAGAGCTTTTGGCTCTCCCTTTTTTGTTCGAGTTCTGGGCGATGCCGCATCAGCTACCCCCTGAAGGTGACTGGCGGTCCTGGGTTATCATGGGCGGGCGCGGTGCGGGCAAGACACGCGCGGGCGCGGAATGGGTGCGTGCGCAGGTCGAAGGGTCGCGGCCCTTGGATGCGGGGCGCTGCAGGCGTGTGGCGCTGGTGGGCGAGACGATAGAGCAGGTGCGCGAAGTGATGATCTTTGGCGACAGCGGGATATTGGCGTGTTCGCCTGCGGATCGGCGACCGGACTGGGAGGCGACGCGCAAGCGGCTGGTCTGGCCCAATGGTGCCGTGGCGACGGTTCATACCGCGCATGACCCCGAAGGGCTGCGCGGGCCGCAATTTGATGCGGCGTGGGTGGACGAGCTGGCCAAATGGAAGAAGGCCGAAGAGACGTGGGACCAGCTGCAGTTTGCGTTACGCCTCGGCGATGACCCTCGCGTGTGCGTGACCACGACACCGCGCAATGTCGGCGTGCTAAAGGCCTTGCTGGCGTCGCCATCGACCGTGACCACCCACTCGCCGACGGAGGCCAATGCCGCAAACCTTGCGGGGTCGTTTCTGGAGGAGGTGCGCGCGCGGTATCGCGGGACACGGCTGGGGCGTCAGGAGCTGGATGGCGTGTTGCTGGCGGAAGCGGAAGGGGCGCTTTGGACGTCGGAAATGATCGAAGCGGGCCGGGTGCGGGATGTGCCCGTGCTGGACCGCATTGTCGTGGGTCTGGACCCTGCCACGACCGCCGGAGCAGGGTCGGATGAATGTGGGATCGTGGTTGTGGGCGCGCAGACGCAAGGCCCGCCGCAGGACTGGCGTGCGGTGGTGCTGGCCGATTGCACGGTGCAGGGGGCGACCCCGTCGGCTTGGGCGCGGGCCGCTATCAGCGCGATGGAGCAGTTCGGCGCGGACCGCTTGGTCGCCGAGGTCAATCAAGGCGGGCAGATGGTGGTGGAGGTCTTGCGACAGGTCGATCCGCTGGTGCCGGTCAAATCCGTCCACGCCAGCCGCGGGAAGGTCGCGCGGGCAGAGCCTTTGGCTGCGTTGTACGAGCAGGGCCGCGTGGGCCATGTCGCGGGATTGGACGCGCTGGAGGACCAGATGTGCCGGATGACGGCGCGGGGGTACGAGGGCGGCGGATCGCCGGACCGCGTGGATGCGCTGGTCTGGGCGCTGCACGAGCTGATGATCGAGCCTGCAGCGCGGTGGCGGATGCCCGGGGTACGCGGGTTGTGA
- the mltG gene encoding endolytic transglycosylase MltG codes for MWRHIASNAVTFLILGLFLLGGIILWGRGQYDAPGPLSQAICLQVERGSNMRAVGDDLATQEAVSSAAIFRLGAEYEEKTRALKAGSFLIQPESSMKEIVETVTRGGASTCGTEVVYRIGVNRISTQVRELDPTTNRFVERAEFSPGEDEVPEVYTQTKAKADTRFRIAMAEGVTSWQVTEALKSIDLLAGEIEAVPAEGTLAPDSYEVSEGDDRAAILTRMAAAQELRLAEAWDARDPDLPIETPQELLILASIVEKETGVPEEREQVASVFVNRLNQGMRLQTDPTVIYGITNGQGILGRGLRRSELRKETPFNTYVIDALPPTPIANPGRASLMAAAQPASEDYVFFVADGTGGHAFAETLEEHNANVARWRKIEAERGAEAAGNASTGGN; via the coding sequence ATGTGGCGGCATATCGCGTCTAACGCTGTTACGTTTCTGATTTTAGGTTTGTTTTTGTTAGGCGGGATTATCCTGTGGGGCCGGGGGCAGTATGATGCGCCCGGACCTCTGTCGCAGGCGATTTGCTTGCAGGTGGAACGTGGGTCGAACATGCGGGCTGTGGGCGATGATCTTGCCACACAAGAGGCCGTAAGCTCGGCCGCGATCTTCCGGTTGGGGGCCGAGTATGAGGAAAAGACCCGCGCCTTGAAGGCGGGGAGCTTTCTGATCCAGCCCGAATCCTCGATGAAAGAGATCGTAGAGACGGTCACGCGCGGCGGGGCCAGCACCTGCGGCACCGAGGTTGTGTACCGGATCGGCGTCAATCGTATCAGCACTCAGGTACGCGAGCTGGACCCCACGACCAACCGTTTTGTCGAACGGGCTGAGTTCTCTCCCGGGGAGGATGAGGTGCCGGAGGTCTATACCCAGACCAAGGCAAAAGCTGACACACGGTTCCGCATCGCAATGGCCGAAGGCGTGACAAGCTGGCAGGTGACCGAGGCGTTGAAATCCATCGACTTGCTGGCTGGCGAGATCGAGGCCGTGCCCGCCGAGGGGACCTTGGCCCCCGACAGCTATGAGGTGTCCGAGGGGGACGACCGCGCCGCGATCCTGACCCGCATGGCTGCTGCCCAAGAACTGCGTCTGGCCGAGGCCTGGGATGCCCGCGATCCTGATCTGCCGATTGAAACGCCGCAGGAGCTGTTGATCCTTGCGTCGATCGTCGAAAAGGAAACAGGCGTGCCGGAAGAGCGCGAGCAGGTCGCCAGCGTGTTCGTCAACCGTTTGAATCAAGGCATGCGTCTGCAGACCGACCCGACCGTGATCTATGGCATCACGAACGGTCAGGGCATTTTGGGGCGTGGTCTGCGCCGCAGCGAGCTGCGCAAGGAGACACCGTTCAACACCTACGTCATCGACGCGCTGCCGCCGACGCCCATTGCCAACCCCGGTCGTGCGAGCCTGATGGCCGCCGCACAACCGGCCAGCGAAGACTATGTATTCTTTGTTGCCGATGGCACGGGCGGTCACGCCTTTGCCGAGACATTGGAAGAGCATAACGCCAATGTGGCACGCTGGCGCAAGATCGAGGCAGAGCGCGGCGCGGAAGCGGCGGGCAATGCGTCAACGGGCGGAAACTAA
- a CDS encoding acyl carrier protein, protein MSDVADRVKKIVVEHLGVEEDKVVENASFIDDLGADSLDTVELVMAFEEEFGIEIPDDAAENIQTFGDAVKFIKEAS, encoded by the coding sequence ATGAGCGACGTCGCAGACCGCGTAAAGAAGATCGTTGTAGAGCACCTGGGTGTTGAAGAAGACAAAGTTGTTGAGAACGCATCGTTCATCGACGATCTTGGCGCAGACAGCCTCGACACTGTTGAGCTGGTTATGGCGTTCGAAGAAGAGTTCGGCATCGAGATCCCCGATGACGCAGCTGAGAACATCCAGACCTTCGGCGACGCGGTCAAGTTCATCAAAGAAGCGTCCTAA
- the fabD gene encoding ACP S-malonyltransferase, whose product MTIAFVYPGQGAQTIGMGRDLADAYPAAKAVFDEVDEALGEKLSTLIWEGDADALTLTQNAQPALMATSMAAMAALKAEGITVDKAAYVAGHSLGEYAALCAAGTFSLADTARLLRIRGRAMQAAVPVGQGAMAALLGLSFDQAEAIAAEAAQGDVCQVANQNDPAQNVVSGSKAAVERAIDLAKAAGAKRALLLPVSAPFHCALMAPAADEMAGALADVTMNAPAVPVVANVVAEAVTDPDQIRKLLIEQVTGQVRWMSSVEWMGAQGVTEVWEIGAGKALSGMIRRINKEITCVNIGTAADVAAVKTA is encoded by the coding sequence ATGACCATTGCATTCGTATATCCGGGCCAAGGCGCGCAAACCATCGGTATGGGCCGCGATCTGGCTGACGCCTATCCGGCGGCAAAAGCCGTGTTTGACGAGGTGGACGAAGCCTTGGGCGAAAAGCTGTCGACGCTGATTTGGGAAGGTGACGCGGACGCGCTGACGCTGACCCAAAACGCGCAACCTGCGCTGATGGCGACATCAATGGCGGCGATGGCGGCGTTGAAGGCCGAAGGCATTACCGTCGACAAGGCGGCTTATGTCGCGGGCCATTCGCTGGGAGAATATGCAGCGCTTTGCGCGGCGGGGACATTCTCGCTCGCGGATACGGCGCGGTTGCTGCGCATTCGTGGCCGCGCGATGCAGGCGGCTGTGCCTGTGGGGCAGGGTGCTATGGCAGCACTTTTGGGCCTCAGCTTTGATCAGGCCGAAGCCATTGCCGCAGAAGCCGCGCAGGGCGATGTCTGTCAGGTCGCCAACCAGAATGATCCGGCGCAGAATGTTGTATCGGGCAGCAAGGCCGCCGTTGAACGCGCGATTGATCTGGCGAAAGCTGCCGGTGCCAAGCGTGCGTTGCTGTTGCCCGTATCTGCCCCGTTCCACTGTGCCCTGATGGCCCCCGCCGCAGACGAAATGGCCGGCGCGCTGGCAGATGTGACGATGAACGCCCCCGCCGTGCCCGTTGTGGCAAATGTGGTGGCCGAAGCGGTCACCGACCCCGATCAGATCCGCAAGCTGTTGATCGAACAGGTTACCGGTCAGGTGCGCTGGATGTCGTCGGTTGAATGGATGGGCGCGCAGGGCGTAACCGAGGTTTGGGAAATCGGCGCGGGCAAGGCTCTGTCCGGTATGATCCGCCGCATCAACAAGGAAATCACCTGCGTGAACATTGGCACCGCTGCCGATGTTGCTGCCGTGAAAACGGCCTGA
- a CDS encoding GTA head formation protein, RCAP_rcc01685 family: MGEEMGFDRFECAPGLRLQAHERVSAIHHENLLQRLDRLEEMMERLERRLWLTVYGVVAVILAQAVQSFLVVAP, translated from the coding sequence ATGGGTGAGGAAATGGGCTTTGACCGGTTTGAATGTGCGCCGGGCTTGCGGTTGCAGGCGCATGAGAGGGTGAGTGCGATCCACCACGAGAACCTTTTGCAGCGGTTGGACCGGCTGGAAGAGATGATGGAGCGGCTGGAGCGGCGGTTGTGGTTGACCGTCTACGGTGTGGTCGCGGTGATTTTGGCGCAGGCGGTGCAGTCGTTTCTGGTGGTCGCGCCGTAG
- a CDS encoding cytochrome b/b6 domain-containing protein has translation MALSNTAIRYGGVTKFFHWLTALLILTLIALGLYASDLPHDTQDALTRKAWFFSLHKTLGVTVFFVALARIVWAFTQTKPGLLNADHKLESWLAETVHWVLYGSLVIVPLAGWIGHAAASGFAPIWWPLGQSLPFIPKNTTLEHAFGAVHIIAGKLLIGALFLHVAGAVKHHVIDRDSTLRRMLPGEPAIGPLPAQHHSAAPVVTATVVWIAAIGLGLGLGLGQPADTEETATLDAVASEWQVQNGTIALEVTQFGSVVAGSFADWTSAITFDETVQTGKAGEVTTTVAIPSLGLGSVTDQAMGADFFNTEAFPTATFQADINVAADGYIAAGTLTIKDQSMPVELPFTLTLQDDTAQMTGTTTLDRRNFGIGETVTDESTLAFSVTVNIDLTATRGR, from the coding sequence ATGGCCCTTTCCAATACCGCAATCCGCTATGGCGGGGTGACCAAGTTTTTTCACTGGCTCACCGCCCTGCTGATCCTGACGCTGATCGCGCTTGGCCTTTATGCCAGCGACCTGCCTCACGACACCCAAGACGCCCTGACCCGCAAGGCGTGGTTCTTTTCGTTACATAAAACGCTGGGTGTCACGGTGTTCTTTGTCGCCCTCGCCCGAATTGTCTGGGCCTTCACCCAAACGAAACCGGGGCTGCTGAATGCGGATCACAAACTGGAAAGCTGGCTGGCCGAAACGGTGCATTGGGTGCTCTACGGGTCTTTGGTGATCGTGCCGCTGGCCGGCTGGATCGGCCACGCCGCGGCCTCCGGCTTTGCGCCGATATGGTGGCCATTGGGGCAATCCCTGCCGTTCATTCCTAAAAACACCACCCTCGAACACGCCTTTGGCGCGGTGCACATTATCGCGGGCAAATTGCTGATCGGGGCGCTGTTCCTGCATGTGGCAGGCGCGGTGAAACATCATGTGATTGACCGCGATTCGACGCTGCGACGCATGTTGCCGGGCGAGCCGGCGATTGGCCCGCTCCCTGCGCAACACCACTCTGCTGCGCCGGTGGTCACCGCGACCGTGGTCTGGATCGCGGCAATCGGCTTGGGTCTGGGGCTGGGTCTGGGCCAACCGGCCGATACAGAAGAGACCGCAACGCTCGACGCCGTGGCGTCCGAATGGCAGGTCCAAAATGGCACCATCGCGCTTGAGGTCACGCAGTTCGGGTCCGTCGTGGCAGGCAGCTTTGCCGATTGGACATCCGCGATCACCTTTGACGAGACCGTCCAAACTGGCAAAGCCGGCGAGGTGACGACCACGGTCGCGATCCCATCGCTCGGCCTCGGGTCGGTGACGGATCAGGCGATGGGTGCGGATTTCTTCAATACCGAGGCCTTCCCCACAGCAACCTTCCAAGCTGATATCAATGTCGCCGCAGATGGCTACATCGCTGCAGGCACGCTCACGATCAAGGACCAGTCCATGCCGGTCGAACTGCCCTTCACCCTGACACTTCAAGACGACACCGCGCAGATGACGGGCACCACCACGCTGGACCGTCGCAACTTTGGCATCGGGGAAACGGTGACGGATGAAAGCACGCTCGCCTTTAGCGTCACCGTCAACATCGATCTCACCGCCACACGAGGACGGTAA
- a CDS encoding phage portal protein: MVFDFLKRGAVEAVAQTKASATGPVVAYQTSGRVAWSPRDVVSLTRTGFCGNPVGFRSVKLIVEAAAALPLVLQDAEQRFETHPLLELVARPNGAQGRAELLEALYAQLLLTGNGYIEAVGAGPVPAELHVLRSDRMSVVPGADGWPVAYEYAVGGRKHRFDVSGDTAAICHIKNFHPQDDHYGFSPMQAAAMALDVHAAASRWSKALLDNAARPSGAIVYRGAEGQGKLSDDQYDRLVSEMESHHQGARNAGRPMLLEGGLDWKPMGFSPSDMEFHRTKEAAAREVALAFGVPPMLLGIAGDATYANYQEAHRAFYRLTVLPLATRVAAALGAWLAGFTNEAVTLKPDLDQVSALAQERDAQWARVAGADFLTQAEKRSLLGLPAVAADG; encoded by the coding sequence ATGGTTTTTGATTTTCTCAAACGGGGGGCGGTAGAGGCGGTTGCGCAGACGAAAGCCTCTGCCACTGGGCCTGTCGTTGCCTATCAGACCAGCGGGCGCGTGGCCTGGAGCCCGCGCGACGTCGTCAGCCTGACACGCACCGGCTTTTGCGGCAACCCTGTCGGCTTTCGTTCGGTCAAGCTGATTGTCGAGGCCGCGGCGGCGTTGCCCTTGGTGTTGCAGGATGCAGAGCAACGGTTCGAGACCCACCCACTGCTGGAGCTGGTGGCACGGCCAAACGGAGCGCAGGGGCGGGCAGAGCTGCTGGAGGCGCTCTATGCGCAGCTGCTGTTGACCGGGAACGGGTATATCGAGGCGGTTGGGGCTGGCCCGGTGCCGGCGGAGCTGCATGTTTTGCGGTCGGATCGCATGTCGGTGGTGCCAGGGGCGGATGGCTGGCCGGTGGCCTATGAATATGCCGTCGGCGGGCGCAAGCACCGGTTTGACGTGTCAGGGGATACGGCCGCGATCTGTCACATCAAGAATTTCCACCCGCAGGACGATCACTATGGCTTTAGCCCGATGCAGGCGGCGGCGATGGCGTTGGACGTGCACGCGGCGGCGTCGCGCTGGAGCAAGGCGCTGTTGGACAACGCAGCGCGCCCCTCGGGGGCGATTGTGTACCGCGGGGCCGAGGGGCAGGGCAAGCTGAGCGACGACCAGTACGACCGTTTGGTGAGCGAGATGGAGAGCCACCATCAGGGCGCGCGCAATGCGGGGCGACCGATGTTGCTGGAAGGCGGGCTTGATTGGAAACCGATGGGTTTCTCGCCGTCGGATATGGAATTTCACCGCACCAAAGAGGCCGCGGCGCGGGAAGTGGCGTTGGCGTTTGGTGTGCCGCCAATGCTTTTGGGGATCGCGGGAGATGCGACCTATGCCAATTACCAAGAGGCGCATCGGGCGTTCTATCGGTTGACGGTGTTGCCATTGGCCACGCGGGTTGCGGCCGCACTTGGGGCTTGGCTGGCGGGATTCACGAATGAGGCGGTGACGTTGAAGCCCGATCTGGATCAGGTGTCGGCCTTGGCGCAGGAACGCGATGCCCAATGGGCGCGGGTGGCGGGGGCCGATTTTCTGACGCAGGCGGAAAAGCGGTCTTTGTTGGGGCTGCCAGCGGTGGCGGCGGATGGGTGA
- a CDS encoding YceI family protein, translated as MKSVLLATALTLGATSAFAAEKYVLDASHSQIVFTYNHLGFSTTTSMFSGFDGEIMMDEAEPANSSVSVSFPVKDMITGWDPRTEHFMTGDFFGAEDGDMVTFVSTGIEVTGEKTALITGDLTMNDVTKSVVLDAKLNQMGEHPMAKKPWAGFDATTTVTRTDFNLGQFAPFVGDEVQVNISIEAMKAE; from the coding sequence ATGAAGTCTGTCCTTCTTGCTACTGCCCTTACACTGGGTGCCACATCCGCGTTCGCAGCCGAGAAATACGTGCTGGACGCAAGCCACAGCCAGATCGTTTTCACCTATAACCACCTTGGGTTCTCGACCACCACGTCGATGTTCAGCGGTTTTGACGGTGAAATCATGATGGACGAAGCGGAGCCCGCGAATTCCTCGGTTTCGGTTTCCTTCCCCGTCAAAGACATGATCACGGGCTGGGATCCGCGCACCGAGCACTTTATGACAGGTGACTTCTTTGGGGCCGAAGATGGCGACATGGTGACATTTGTCTCCACGGGCATCGAAGTCACGGGCGAGAAAACTGCCTTGATCACCGGCGACCTGACCATGAATGACGTCACCAAATCCGTTGTGCTGGACGCCAAGCTGAACCAGATGGGCGAGCATCCGATGGCCAAAAAGCCTTGGGCCGGTTTCGACGCGACCACCACTGTGACGCGCACCGACTTTAACCTCGGTCAGTTCGCGCCTTTCGTCGGCGACGAAGTACAAGTGAACATCTCTATCGAAGCGATGAAGGCTGAATAA
- the fabG gene encoding 3-oxoacyl-[acyl-carrier-protein] reductase — MFDLTGKNALVTGASGGIGAEIARSLHARGATVGLSGTRTEPLEALKAELGERAYVLPCNLSDMDAVDALPKQAAEAMGSVDILVNNAGITRDNLFMRMSDDEWNSVINVNLTANFKLCKGVLRGMMKARWGRIVNISSVVGATGNPGQANYAASKAGMVGMSKSLAYEVASRGITVNAVAPGFITTAMTDKLTDDQKAGIMGQIPAGRMGEASEIASAVVYLASPEAAYVTGTTLHVNGGMAML; from the coding sequence ATGTTTGATCTTACTGGAAAAAATGCGCTGGTTACCGGTGCTTCGGGTGGTATCGGCGCTGAAATCGCGCGCAGCCTGCATGCACGCGGCGCGACCGTGGGCCTGTCTGGCACCCGCACCGAACCGTTGGAGGCGTTGAAGGCGGAACTGGGCGAACGCGCCTATGTGCTGCCCTGTAACTTGAGCGATATGGATGCCGTTGACGCGCTGCCCAAGCAGGCGGCCGAGGCGATGGGATCGGTTGATATTTTGGTCAACAACGCCGGCATCACCCGCGACAACCTGTTCATGCGCATGTCGGATGACGAATGGAATTCGGTGATCAACGTCAACCTGACCGCGAACTTCAAGCTGTGCAAAGGCGTGCTGCGCGGCATGATGAAGGCGCGTTGGGGCCGGATCGTAAATATCTCGAGCGTTGTCGGTGCCACCGGCAACCCAGGTCAGGCGAACTATGCCGCGTCCAAGGCCGGTATGGTGGGGATGTCGAAATCACTGGCCTATGAGGTCGCCAGCCGCGGGATCACCGTGAATGCTGTTGCCCCCGGTTTCATCACCACGGCAATGACCGACAAGCTGACCGACGACCAAAAGGCGGGAATCATGGGGCAGATCCCTGCGGGTCGCATGGGCGAAGCATCCGAAATCGCATCGGCTGTCGTCTATCTGGCCAGCCCAGAAGCCGCCTATGTTACCGGAACCACCTTGCATGTGAACGGCGGTATGGCCATGTTGTGA
- a CDS encoding HK97 family phage prohead protease has translation MEDGMRFGLGSENGRGLPHMGGGLEHKFARFDEGLVVEGGFEISGYASLFGRVDQGGDLVARGAYGASLAAAGEAGRRIKMLWQHDPAQPIGVWDELREDARGLWVKGRLLDSVARGREAAALIEAGAIDGLSIGYRTLRAAKNDAGQRVLQTLDLWEVSLVTFPMLPTARVAAKGDFIAVGEVLRGMAGVFDEARQNLHRNGG, from the coding sequence ATGGAAGATGGCATGCGCTTCGGCCTCGGGTCGGAGAACGGGAGAGGTTTGCCCCACATGGGCGGCGGGTTGGAGCATAAGTTCGCGCGGTTTGACGAGGGGCTTGTGGTGGAGGGCGGCTTCGAGATCAGCGGCTATGCCAGCCTTTTCGGCCGCGTCGATCAGGGCGGCGATCTGGTGGCGCGGGGGGCTTACGGCGCGTCGCTGGCGGCTGCCGGGGAAGCGGGTCGGCGGATCAAGATGCTTTGGCAGCATGATCCGGCCCAGCCCATTGGGGTGTGGGACGAACTGCGCGAGGACGCGCGCGGCCTCTGGGTCAAGGGGCGGCTGCTGGACAGTGTGGCACGGGGACGCGAGGCGGCGGCTCTGATCGAGGCGGGGGCGATTGACGGGCTGAGCATCGGCTATCGCACCCTGCGTGCGGCCAAGAATGACGCGGGCCAACGTGTGCTGCAGACGCTTGATCTGTGGGAGGTGTCGCTGGTGACGTTTCCCATGCTCCCCACCGCGCGGGTCGCGGCGAAGGGGGATTTCATCGCCGTCGGAGAGGTCTTGCGCGGCATGGCAGGTGTCTTTGACGAGGCACGGCAGAATTTACACCGGAACGGAGGGTGA